The proteins below come from a single Benincasa hispida cultivar B227 chromosome 4, ASM972705v1, whole genome shotgun sequence genomic window:
- the LOC120075038 gene encoding phosphoinositide phospholipase C 6 — MKGGCSNYKVLCFNRKFKTTEAEPPPDVRNLFAAFSGGGDYMSADQFLRFLVDQQGDVECTPSEAEQILEQVLQKRRSSDNPSGDSPRGFSLDDFFHYLFMDYFNGPIKTQVHHDMNAPLSHYFIYTGHNSYLTGNQLSSDCSDAPIIKALKRGLRVVELDLWPNSAKDDVHVLHGRTLTSPVTLLKCLKSINEHAFEKSPYPIIITLEDHLTPTLQAKVAEMVTGIFGDTLFYPQAESLSEFPSPESLKYRIIISTKPPKEYLESKHKKGKILSDGKESSEEETSGRETPDLATDFDAEEQSESDPDDDDESIVGELKTCQQGAPEYKRLITIHAGKPKGGCLKDALNVQGDKVRRLSLSEQGLEKAIVSNGSDVVRFTQKNILRVYPKGTRVTSSNFRPNIGWMHGAQMVALNMQGYGRSLWLMHGMFRANGGCGYLKKPDFLLHKSPQNEVFDPKRPLPVKETLKVTVYLGDGWSSDFSQTHFDNYSPPDFYTKIRIVGVPADAAKKKTKVIENDWVPIWNEEFKFPLTVPELALLQIEVRDFDRSEKDDFGGQTCLPISELRPGIRAVPLYDKKGEKLKSVRLLMRFQFLYK; from the exons ATGAAAGGTGGATGCAGCAACTACAAGGTTCTTTGTTTCAATCGGAAGTTCAAGACCACTGAGGCCGAACCGCCGCCCGACGTCAGAAATCTCTTCGCTGCTTTTTCCGGTGGCGGAGACTACATGTCTGCCGATCAATTCCTCCGATTTCTTGTGGATCAACAAGGGGATGTGGAATGTACCCCATCTGAGGCCGAGCAGATTCTCGAACAGGTCTTGCAGAAGCGACGAAGCTCGGATAATCCCTCTGGAGATTCGCCTCGGGGTTTTAGCCTTGATGATTTCTTCCACTATCTCTTCATGGATTATTTCAATGGTCCCATTAAAACTCAG GTACATCATGATATGAATGCTCCATTGTCACATTATTTCATATATACAGGGCACAACTCTTACCTTACGGGGAATCAACTTAGTAGTGATTGTAGTGACGCTCCCATCATAAAGGCTTTGAAGAGAGGGTTGCGGGTAGTTGAGCTCGATTTATGGCCAAATTCAGcaaaagatgatgttcatgTTCTTCATGGAAG GACTTTAACCAGCCCTGTGACTCTCTTGAAGTGTTTGAAGTCTATAAACGAACATGCTTTTGAGAAATCTCCATATCCTATTATTATTACTCTTGAAGATCATCTTACTCCTACCCTTCAAGCTAAAGTTGCAGAG ATGGTCACTGGAATATTTGGAGATACATTGTTCTATCCTCAGGCAGAGAGCTTGTCAGAATTCCCTTCTCCAGAATCCCTAAAATATAGAATCATTATTTCAACAAAGCCACCAAAAGAGTACCTTGAATCTAAGCATAAAAAGGGCAAGATTTTAAGTGATGGAAAAGAGTCATCTGAAGAGGAGACATCAGGAAGGGAGACTCCAGATCTTGCGACTGATTTCGATGCTGAGGAGCAG AGTGAAAGTGATccggatgatgatgatgaaagcATTGTAGGCGAGTTAAAAACGTGCCAACAAGGTGCACCGGAGTACAAACGTCTCATTACAATCCATGCAGGGAAACCAAAGGGTGGCTGCTTAAAGGATGCATTGAATGTACAAGGTGACAAGGTTAGGCGCCTTAGCTTGAGTGAGCAGGGACTTGAGAAGGCCATAGTCTCTAATGGATCTGATGTTGTAAG GTTTACACAGAAGAATATTTTGAGAGTTTACCCGAAAGGAACGCGTGTCACGTCCTCAAATTTTAGGCCAAATATTGGGTGGATGCATGGAGCTCAGATGGTAGCTTTAAACATGCAG GGCTATGGAAGATCCTTGTGGCTCATGCATGGGATGTTTAGAGCCAATGGAGGGTGTGGTTACTTGAAAAAACCAGACTTTCTGTTACATAAAAGCCCACAAAATGAGGTCTTTGATCCCAAGAGACCTTTACCAGTGAAGGAAACATTAAAA GTAACTGTATATTTGGGGGACGGATGGAGCTCTGACTTTAGTCAAACGCATTTTGATAACTACTCCCCACCAGATTTCTACACAAAG ATTCGAATAGTTGGGGTGCCAGCAGATGCagcgaagaagaagacaaaGGTTATTGAGAACGATTGGGTGCCAATATGGAATGAAGAGTTCAAGTTCCCATTGACAGTTCCAGAGCTTGCTTTATTACAGATTGAAGTACGAGACTTTGACAGGTCGGAGAAGGATGACTTTGGTGGGCAGACATGTTTGCCAATATCAGAGCTCAGGCCTGGGATTCGAGCTGTCCCTCTTTACGACAAGAAGGGAGAGAAATTAAAGTCTGTGAGGCTTCTTATGCGCTTCCAATTTTTGTACAAATAA